A stretch of the Ptychodera flava strain L36383 chromosome 18, AS_Pfla_20210202, whole genome shotgun sequence genome encodes the following:
- the LOC139117980 gene encoding resistin-like isoform X2 produces the protein MRNSVLLSVVVVVVLSAVPAIFGAGLQCINQGVDGPRATNYATCPTGYTVTGCSCGRACGSYSIQELGDGRTRCFCHTGCPRGNPIDWTLARCCKVDPPRLC, from the exons ATGAGAAACAGTGTTCTGTTAAGCGTCGTTGTGGTTGTTGTTCTATCGGCTGTTCCAGCAATATTTG GAGCAGGCTTACAATGCATCAATCAGGGCGTCGATGGACCTAGAGCCACCAACTACGCCACATGTCCCACAG GCTACACCGTCACTGGCTGCAGCTGTGGCAGGGCTTGTGGTTCCTACAGCATTCAAGAGCTTGGGGATGGACGTACACGCTGTTTCTGTCATACTGGCTGCCCTCGTGGAAATCCAATTGACTGGACCTTAGCTCGATGCTGCAAGGTCGATCCACCGAGACTCTGCTAA
- the LOC139117875 gene encoding uncharacterized protein KIAA1958 homolog, which produces MADQTRAKRNELDEDIREIFRLAEELGVTETDGFFTEEERIQPAPTVTTAQLPTATQSSRYVDFSEIDKQHLVEEQRKKNTVRATSCAVNQFLKWMTAMRQTETRPVHEIPPVELDGYLGSFFAGVRQKDGAEYEPDTLTSYQRGIDRYLSENGYAYSICRDLQFRHSQETLKAKRSQLKSQGKGNKPNAAEELSDVKTLCTRKASSAPTARKR; this is translated from the coding sequence ATGGCTGATCAAACGCGAGCCAAACGTAACGAACTGGACGAAGACATTCGTGAAATCTTTCGCTTAGCTGAAGAACTCGGCGTGACGGAAACCGATGGTTTTTTTACTGAGGAGGAGCGAATACAACCGGCTCCGACTGTGACCACAGCTCAGCTTCCGACCGCGACCCAAAGTTCGCGATACGTCGATTTTTCGGAAATCGACAAACAACATCTCGTCGAGGAACAACGTAAGAAAAACACCGTAAGAGCTACGAGTTGTGCTGTCAACCAGTTTCTAAAATGGATGACAGCAATGCGACAAACTGAGACGAGACCCGTTCACGAAATTCCTCCGGTCGAACTTGACGGCTATCTCGGCAGTTTTTTTGCAGGTGTTCGGCAAAAGGACGGCGCGGAATACGAACCTGACACCTTGACATCATATCAGAGGGGAATCGACCGCTACCTCAGTGAGAACGGATACGCGTATTCCATCTGTCGCGATCTGCAATTTCGACATTCGCAGGAAACACTCAAGGCGAAACGTTCTCAGTTAAAATCGCAAGGTAAGGGAAATAAGCCAAATGCTGCTGAAGAGCTCTCCGACGTGAAGACACTCTGTACGAGAAAGGCGTCATCGGCACCCACAGCCCGGAAGCGTTGA
- the LOC139117980 gene encoding resistin-like isoform X1, with amino-acid sequence MRNSVLLSVVVVVVLSAVPAIFGAGLECINQGVDGPSATNFATCPEGYTVTGCSCGHACGSYSIQELDDGRTRCFCHYGCPNGNPIDWTLARCCKVHIHTHCRSTVCEYTTEHDDEHDDEH; translated from the exons ATGAGAAACAGTGTTCTGTTAAGCGTCGTTGTGGTTGTTGTTCTATCGGCTGTTCCTGCAATATTTG GAGCAGGCTTGGAATGCATCAACCAGGGCGTTGATGGGCCTTCAGCCACTAACTTCGCCACATGTCCAGAAG GCTACACCGTCACTGGCTGCAGCTGTGGCCATGCTTGTGGTTCCTACAGCATTCAGGAGTTAGATGATGGACGTACACGCTGTTTCTGTCATTATGGCTGCCCTAACGGAAATCCAATCGACTGGACCTTAGCCCGATGCTGTAAAGTCCATATACACACTCACTGCAGAAGTACAGTCTGTGAATACACAACTGAACATGATGATGAACATGATGATGAACATTAG